CCCTGTAATCTTATTCTTTCCATTTTCTTTGTTACACTGGCTACTGGTATAGCAGACAACAGTGCTTTTGTATACGGATGAATAGGATTTTTAAATAAATCTTTAGAAGGAGCCTTTTCAACTAATTGTCCTAAATACATAACTGCAATATCATCAGAAAAATGTTTTACAACAGATAAATCATGTGTTATAAACATATACGTTAATCCAAATTCTTCTTGAAGGTCCTGCATTAAATTCAATACTTGGGCTTGAATAGAAACATCAAGAGCAGATACAGGCTCATCACATACTATAAATTTAGGATTTAAAGCAAGTGCTCTGGCAATACCAATTCTCTGTCTTCTTCCTCCATCAAGTTCATGAGGATAAGTATTTATAAGCCTTTCACTTAATCCAACTGTTTCCATAAGCTCCATTACTCTTCTATCACGGTCTTCTTTATTTTTATAAATTCCATGGATAATAAGAGGTTCAGCAATGATTTCACTTACAGTTTTTCTTGGATTTAAAGATGCAAATGGATCCTGAAAAATAATCTGCATTTTCTGTCTTATTTCTCTCATTTGCTCTTTTGTATAATTTCTAATATTTTTTCCTTCAAATAAAATCTCTCCATCTGTTGCTTCTAAAAGTCTTAAAATAACTCTTCCAGTAGTTGATTTTCCACATCCAGATTCTCCAACCACTCCTAGTGTTTTTCCCTCACGAATTGAAAAATTTACACCATCCACTGCATGAAGCAATCCTTTTGGAGTATTAAAATATTTTTTTAGATTTTTTACTTCAAGTAAAACTTTGCTATCTTCCATTATTTTTTATCCTCCTGTTCCACTTTAAATTCTACCAATCCTTCATAAATAAGACATCTTACTTTGTGCCCTTCACTTACTTCCACAATATTTGGCTCTTTCTTAGAACAAAGCTCTGTTGCATGAGGACATCTAGGATGGAATTTACACCCTTTTGGTAGATCTGTAGGGTCAGGCATTAACCCTTGAATAGGTTTCAATCTAGTAGTTTCTTCATCTAAGCTAGGTATAGAGCCAAAAAGTCCATGTGTATATGGATGTTTTGGATTTTCAAAAACATCTAATAAT
The window above is part of the Fusobacterium sp. genome. Proteins encoded here:
- a CDS encoding dipeptide ABC transporter ATP-binding protein — protein: MEDSKVLLEVKNLKKYFNTPKGLLHAVDGVNFSIREGKTLGVVGESGCGKSTTGRVILRLLEATDGEILFEGKNIRNYTKEQMREIRQKMQIIFQDPFASLNPRKTVSEIIAEPLIIHGIYKNKEDRDRRVMELMETVGLSERLINTYPHELDGGRRQRIGIARALALNPKFIVCDEPVSALDVSIQAQVLNLMQDLQEEFGLTYMFITHDLSVVKHFSDDIAVMYLGQLVEKAPSKDLFKNPIHPYTKALLSAIPVASVTKKMERIRLQGEITSPINPAKGCRFAKRCVYAKDICTQEDPELQEVGEGHFFACHLAEELGFVDKKVVLLEKN